In Microtus ochrogaster isolate Prairie Vole_2 unplaced genomic scaffold, MicOch1.0 UNK85, whole genome shotgun sequence, a single genomic region encodes these proteins:
- the Dnase1l1 gene encoding deoxyribonuclease-1-like 1, with the protein MWGHYFLPLGFPRSDKTQVLSSYQYNDTDDVFAREPFVAQFTLPSKILPNVVLVPLHTTPKDVEKELNALYDVFLDVSQRWQNEDVILLGDFNADCASLTKKRLNSLLLRTKAGFHWVISDGEDTTVRASTNCTYDRIVMHGQGCQTLLKAAAPFNFPRSFQLTEEEALRISDHYPVEVELSQAAQGIKPFMLGYSAAAVTFAISAGLGGLTLPFR; encoded by the exons ATGTGGGGCCACTACTTCCTGCCCCTTGGTTTTCCCAGGTCTGACAAGACACAGGTCCTGAGTTCTTACCAGTACAATGACACAGATGATGTTTTCGCCAGAGAACCATTTGTGGCCCAGTTTACTCTTCCTAGCAAAA TCCTTCCAAATGTGGTTCTGGTTCCACTCCACACTACTCCCAAGGATGTAGAGAAGGAGCTGAATGCCCTATATGATGTGTTTCTGGATGTCTCCCAACGCTGGCAAAATGAG GATGTGATCCTGCTTGGAGACTTCAATGCTGACTGTGCATCACTGACTAAAAAGCGTCTCAACAGCCTGCTACTGCGCACTAAAGCAGGCTTCCATTGGGTGATTTCTGATGGGGAGGACACTACAGTGAGAGCCAGCACCAACTGTACCTATGACCGAATTGTGATGCATGGGCAGGGCTGTCAGACACTGCTGAAGGCTGCAGCCCCCTTCAACTTCCCCAGGAGCTTTCAGCTGACTGAGGAAGAG GCTCTCAGAATCAGTGACCATTATCCTGTGGAGGTGGAGCTGAGCCAGGCAGCTCAAGGCATCAAACCCTTCATGTTGGGCtattctgctgctgctgtcactttTGCCATCTCAGCTGGGCTAGGTGGCTTGACACTTCCTTTCAGATGA
- the Rpl10 gene encoding 60S ribosomal protein L10: MGRRPARCYRYCKNKPYPKSRFCRGVPDAKIRIFDLGRKKAKVDEFPLCGHMVSDEYEQLSSEALEAARICANKYMVKSCGKDGFHIRVRLHPFHVIRINKMLSCAGADRLQTGMRGAFGKPQGTVARVHIGQVIMSIRTKLQNKEHVIEALRRAKFKFPGRQKIHISKKWGFTKFNADEFEDMVAEKRLIPDGCGVKYIPNRGPLDKWRALHS, encoded by the exons ATGGGTCGCCGCCCCGCCCGGTG TTACCGGTATTGTAAGAACAAGCCGTACCCAAAGTCTCGCTTCTGCCGAGGTGTCCCTG ATGCTAAAATCCGCATCTTTGACCTGGGACGGAAGAAGGCAAAAGTTGATGAATTCCCGCTTTGTGGCCACATGGTGTCAGATGAATATGAACAACTCTCTTCCGAAG CTCTGGAGGCTGCCCGTATTTGTGCCAACAAATACATGGTAAAGAGTTGTGGCAAGGATGGCTTTCATATTCGAGTGAGGCTTCACCCCTTTCATGTCATCCGAATCAACAAGATGTTGTCCTGTGCTGGGGCTGACAG GCTCCAGACAGGCATGCGTGGTGCCTTTGGGAAGCCCCAGGGCACAGTGGCCAGGGTTCACATTGGCCAGGTCATCATGTCCATCCGCACTAAGCTGCAGAATAAGGAACATGTGATTGAGGCTCTTCGTAGAGCCAAGTTCAAATTCCCTGGGCGCCAGAAG ATCCACATCTCAAAGAAATGGGGCTTTACTAAGTTTAATGCAGATGAATTTGAAGACATGGTTGCTGAGAAGCGACTCATTCCTGATGGCTGTGGGGTCAAATATATTCCTAATCGTGGTCCCCTGGACAAGTGGCGAGCCCTACACTCCTGA